The following proteins are co-located in the Procambarus clarkii isolate CNS0578487 chromosome 4, FALCON_Pclarkii_2.0, whole genome shotgun sequence genome:
- the LOC138371601 gene encoding uncharacterized protein has product MDVSNYHRLGSDASRSTTSSPEDSPASKSPTSAQAVEDRRDRLGSGRTSSEPEADPESWASQAVRTDARRITAAASTAGGTGPHTTGRSTAPPPPAPSSAETPGEGLDAAAGDEEDEDVDDTQRPSGRPPGAAVTATGAGRSADGTRTPGGGAAPSGGLLGDAGGAAAANGTSTSSPTESTPIGSYGKSSSWNRFTGVTAASEHPAA; this is encoded by the coding sequence atggacgtcagcaactACCATCGACTTGGATCGGATGCTTCGCGGTCTACCACATCATCGCCTGAAGACTCACCGGCGTCGAAATCccccacatcagcccaagcagtagaagatcgCCGGGaccgtttgggctccggccgcaCATCCTCAGAGCCAGAGGCTGACCCAGAATCATGGGCTTCACAAGCCGTGCGAACCGATGCCCGTCGCataacggcagcagcctcaaccgcagggggaaccggaccgcacacaacaggacgctccacagcccccccccccccagcacccagctcaGCCGAGACACCAGGCGAAGGGCTAGatgcagcagcaggagacgaggaagacgaAGACGTCGACGACACGCAGAGACCATCTGGAAGACCCCCGGGAGCAGCTGTGACAGCGACAGGGGCAGGAAGATCAGCCGACGGCACCAGAACACCCGGAGGAGGAGCCGCACCATCAGGAGGACTGCTGGGCGACGCAGGGGGAGCCGCAGCAGCCAACGGGACGTCAACGTCCTCGCCCACGGAATCCACCCCAATAGGGAGCTacgggaaatcctcctcctggAACAGGTTCACAGGAGTGACAGCAGCCTCcgagcacccagcagcctga